One genomic region from candidate division WOR-3 bacterium encodes:
- a CDS encoding RNA polymerase subunit sigma-70, whose product MSDPGVPVSDDADLVRRAQAGDLGAFEELVRRHQRGLFSYLYRM is encoded by the coding sequence TTGAGCGACCCCGGAGTTCCGGTCAGCGACGACGCCGACCTTGTGCGCAGAGCGCAGGCCGGGGACCTCGGTGCGTTCGAGGAACTGGTGCGGCGGCACCAGCGCGGTCTCTTCTCCTACCTCTACCGGATGT